GGAGCCAAAGAGGATGCGACTTAACGTAAAAATAAGATTACTCTATTATGATCTGGCTATCACGGGTTCGAAACGTAAAACATGACgaaataaaaatatatgcatctgGCACTCTTCGGACCGCATAATGATGGGAGCCACATGAGGATGCACATTTTCTAAATTAGGTCTCCGATCGGACTCTAGGCCGGAGTAGGGCTTAGGCAAAGGTTGGTCGAATCAGCACGAAATCCATTTGGACTATGACATTTAGGTTCCCAACCTGATCATCTTGGCCCAAAACCTGATCCATGGGCAGTCCATTCTAATTAACGGGCCTCAGTCTGGGCTGGAGCAAAGGACAACCTAGTGATCGTAATGCTAGGTGAGGGGTTCTTCACACCTAAGCTCTAGCCCTGTGGCCAAACTTTGGGATGATGTTCACAGTCCAAAGGTTTTAGGTGAGCAGGATAAGTGTCCGAGGTGATTCGAATGCTGTGATTTCCTGGATCTCCAATGGGTGCGTGTTTCTTATCTTCATGTTCTTTTTACTTGTTGGTGTCCCATATTGTTTGCGAGGGGAACCAGCCTTCCTACTGGGCTGCTAACCTTGGGAAGGTGGCCAACTTGAGACTGTAAGACCTCTTTGTAATTGGAAAAgggcaaaagaaaagaaaagctcgtGTAAATTCAAGGTTTTGGTGGAGAAGGTTCTGCCATTGCGAACCAGCATGGTGTTTTACGTGACAGCATGTTTGAACTGGCACCGAAGTAACACTACTTAAAAAACAAAGAGTCGTGGCAGTCATACCTACAGACATGTCATCCACTTTTGTGTACCTCAAGCTATCGTACTACCACGTTAGGGAAAAATAAACTTCTAgagaaatatttatatttaacctTGATATTTTGCCAATAAGTTTTAGTGCATCCTTCTCTGGCTACTTGGTAGAGATCAAGGTTTTGAACCTCATTTGTGGCTATTCCATTGTTTTTATGAAGAAATACTTATCCATGTAATCTGTAAAGCTAGTTTAGTTTTGATCATATGCAGTACACgagtttttgttttaaaatgataataataataattgataATGGAATGCAATGGCCGAGCCTTCATGTCCAGTAAGAGAATTAATGGTCGTTGGCTTTGGATGGAATCTCAGTATGTGAGTAGGTGGAAAAGAAAGGAGTTGTTAACATTCTGCTGCTCGCCCTACTGGACTTACTTGGTCTAGACACCTTTTCCCCCTCTTTCCCTCATTTGTTATCATTATGTTCTCTTCCCTTGCTTTCCAAGTGCTGACTTCTATCATAGCTGGTTCATTTTCTTAATGGAAGACcatttatttctcaaaaaaaaaagaatatagaaAATTGAATACGAGAATATTTTTCTGCACACAAAATAAAGTTATTATATTGATAGATAATAATATAATGATATAATAATAACTGAATATAAAtgaattttaatttaaataactagGGTTGTAAATGAGCTTAGTTATTTATGAATGACCTAGATCTGCTGTGGAAGCAAGCTCCACTTGAGCTAAATACACCTCGATGATAGAACCAAGCTCGAATATTTTTTATATCTCAATGAATTAACTGTTTTGGTGCTTGCATAAATAAATTCAAGCTCATTCCACCTCAACTTAGATCACAAATAACCATCTTTAGCATGCATTGTCAAGCTtagttcaagctcaaccactcctTTGATACGATGAGTTGCTCGTTACTCGATCCAACTCAACTTATTTCCACTTGTTAAAAGGTGATAATTAGATATTCAAACGATACTTAATGCACGATACATGTTTGCCTCACTCGACTAACACACATTATGCTAACAAAGTAGAATCAAGATTCTTTTTAGGATTGTTGATGTTTCAAAGGAGGCTTTGTGTTTTATGGATATTGAAGTGATTTTGCTTTGCACGATGCAAATTGAATAAATATTTGGTGAAGGTGTCCAGATTCGTTTCAAAAGAGATGGTTGCATTTAAATAGATCATTTTGGTTGCCAAAAACAACCAACTAATCTCAACAAAACCTCATTTAAACAGAAAACAATTTAGCCATAACAGATGAGGTGAACTTGCTGTTGTGAGTTCCTTGCACATGAACTTTCACTTGTATAAAATCCTGAAAAATGGAATGATACTAACCTATTATGTCCAGATACATGTATGGGTGCTGGATCCTTTTAGGAGAGTATTTTAGGGTCTATGGGACTGCAAATGAGGCCAAGTACTTTGAACTCGAGCCTAGAGTTATATATCCTCTATCCAGCCTTCTGGGTGGAGACAGGTTCCAAATCCACGGTATTATTGGCTTCACTAACTTGCTCCTAAAAATAAATCAACTAAAAAATTAGCATCCACAAAAAGGAATCTCTTTGCTCCACTTCCTTTTCAAATCTCTGTGCAAGTGGAATGATAAAAGCAATGTACGCTGTCTCGATATTGAATCTCATACTGATGCCATTCTGTCACTATCTTCGAGATACAGAGTGTTACTATGCTTTCTATACTATATTTAGGTACCAAATCGATATGATACGGATAGACTTGTACCATCTGATTCAGTACCACACATCATACTATAGGTAAAAATGCATACAGAGGTGGATTTGATACTATACCTCTCCAAATTTCAGCTACCATACATAGTTCAATAGAAAACATCTAATCAGAATACCAAAATGATTTTGGGCAACTACCATTCAAGATCTTGATAAGAAAACATTGGCAAAAATATTTACAAAACATATGAAACCAGAACCCGGAATAGATCATGGTGAGACCCAAAATAGCTTCTATTCTGCCATATTAATATCATCAGTTGTTAATGAGTTGCATCAACCTAAGCGAACATTGGGGGATCTAACAAGCAAACAGCAgagctctctttttctttttttttttttgctaagaaaCGCAGAGCTTCTTAAGTAAAAGAGGATTACTGACCTTGTAATAAACAATTGAAGACGTGTATAGGGTTGTACTTTGACAGCTAGGGAAACTTCTTTTCCATTTCATTGCTTGGAAGTTTCCTGCTTTGCTGGGGACAGCAGTCCTTCCAGAAGCTTCACAGCTCAGAGTTGGTGCTGCTGTGCTCCACCATGTCCCTCGCCACCCAATTTTAAGCTTGTTTACTTGCAAGACACCCGAATCTTTGATCCATCTTCGCTGCACACCCAACCCACCTGCTCCCAGCCATCTGATGCTTGATGGAGGAGTGCCAGCTCATCACAGCTGTGTTCTTAGATTCTGTACAAGATCACATGTGCTTTCTACGTTCTCGCGCCTAATGCAACATAaaactcattaaaaaaaaaaaagagtgatacAAACTAATACCTAGCGATTGGTCACTTCTCACCACCCGACCATTCCCGCCTGTCACGCTAGCTACctattcaaagaaaagaaaaaaaaagcactcCCCAACGGCTAGTTGGACTTCGTCGCAGCTTTTCAAAAAAACCTACAACGTTCACATCTGGAACAAACTGACCGTTCGATCACGATCCTACGGTAAGGCCTAGGTGTTCCACTTTCGTTCACTCTCCAAGGCGAAAAGGCGTTAGGTTGGGTTCATCCATTAGAGGAAACGCGGAAAACCAGAGCTTGACGGAATCCACCCCAAGTGGACGCGTGGGAACGCCAGGCCTTAATCTCCTCCGTCCAAAATCCAACAGACGGCCCAAAGTCAACCGACTCAAAAATACGGACCTTTTCCCCCGCCTTACTGTCTAAATAATTAAAccttatatatttttgaaaattttcggcgattaatttatcaattcttaTATGGGTAATCCGACGGTTGCCACGGTCTCATGCTGCTTAGCTGTCACCTCTCTATATTTGAATTAGCATTAATACATTTGAACGTTTCTTCTTAAGGACAAAAAGGTAAAATTCCTTCTCTCTACCGCCTTTGTCCTTCTCCACCTCTCTATAAATACCCCTCCCACCTCCCTGTCCCTTGCCACTGCAAGCAAGAACTTGAACCCTAGAGCAAATTTCTTTCTCGATCTCGACCTCGATCTCTCGCTTCCGCTCTTTCGTAAAGATGGCGATATCCTTCGTTCGCTTCTCGATCATCGCTGTGGCGTTTGGGTTACTTGCGGTGACCTCCTTCGCCCAGGCACCCGGAGCCGCCCCTATGAGGCCTCCCACCGCGGCCCCGGTAAAGCCTCCCACCCCGTCTCCGGTGAGGCCTCCTACCCCCGCCCCCGTCTCCCCGCCCTCCGCCTCTCCGTCCCCGGCCTCCGTCGTCACCCCCCCGGCATCCACTCCGACCCCCTCTTCTGCCCCGGCCGCCTCTCCTCCGGCCCCTCCGACGGCCGCCACCCCCTCGGGCTCTCCCTCGGGCTCTCCCACCGcaatcgccgccccgccgtccGAGGCCCCCTCCGCCTCTGGGGGGGAGACGCCTGCCGCCACCTCCATCGTCAGCTGGATCGCCGTCGCCGGCGCTGTCGCCGTCGCTTGCGCGTTCTAGATCTGTGCGATACACTCGGCGCTTTCTCCGCCGTTGATCCTTGATCATGCGGTCGCTATTATATTGttcatctctttttttattcattTGATTTTGGGTTTTCGTGTGGAGACATGTGAGTTGAGCTGACAGCGTGGTGCTGGTCGTTGTACTTCTTTTACTTAAATTTTTTTGGgtgattctttcttttttttaccatTATACCCTTCTCTTGTTGGCCTATTATTTTCCTCTCTACTGTTATGCGCAAGGGCCAAATGTGAATTTGGACACGGTAGCCCTGAACGCGTGTTTCAGGGGGAGCGCGGGGAACAGGAAACACGTGATCGCTGGCTTTTGTCACCATAGTCACGGTGATTTGCGATCGCGTATCTCTGCTTTGTCCTGCTCCACCTGGACCACCACAAACAAGCGAACCAGGATTTCTCATCGATATCCCAAGTttttaactttttaagtttgcTTATTAATTTCCAAAAAAGTTAGACGTATTAATTCTTATTCTAAGGTTCAAAATGATTTTATATACTTGACCTCTCTTTGGCAAATGTCGAAATATTGATGTATGTTTTTCCTACTCTTTGAAGTCACTATTGTTTTACATAGAATGTGTGGAAGATGTAATATTTGACGTGTTTTTTCGGTAGGAATACTTTGGAAGCTCTTCAACAAACATGAACATCTATTCCAGCCATTGTTAGCTAAAACCAAGTATAAGAAATGCATAACTATTTTAGATTGGAAAATGCAAATTAAAAGAACCAGGAGAATTTGTACCTACAAAACAAAAAGAGAGGCCAGATTAATATGCACTTGACAGTCCAAAATTTTAGGGTTAAGTGACCGAAATATCTTAAATATTTGACAATTTAAGCATCAATTAAAAAAGGATTTCCCTCAGTGCCAAAGCCATATTCCCAGCTCCATCCTAACTTTAGCAGCACATGGGGCATCAGTCAAAGCATGGaggttttagcaaaaaaaaaaaaaagcatggagGCCAAATAAAGTTCCATTGTTCGTACAGAGGCATCTCCATCTGCCTAAGGCCAAATCAAGCATCCCTTCCGCAACTTTATCTCTTTGGCTCCTTCCATTGGGACATATCCTGCAATAATTTGGCTTCTCCCTGCTAATATTCCAGAGAAAGTTCAAAGCAAAGCGTTTCATCACATGCATTTGGGCTTTAGCCATATAAGTTGGGGGGTTAAAGTAGGTTCCTGCAAATATAGTTCTTTTAAAAAGTAGGTTCAGCAAATCAAGCCGTGGGTTTATTGAGAACATTGCATGTGAACATGTGGCATTGAGAGGTTatttctcatgtcatggtcgCATAACAAAAATGTTGGTAACATAATTTTTCTGAGAAAATGGTGATTTAACtttaacctatttttctttataGAAATATTGTGGACTTGGCGTTGTCAATATAAAGAAAAGTACCAGAGATCATCCACTTAGATCGCTGGTCCAACAGTGAAGTCAGTGATTCGCTAAGAGAAATTCGGTGCTCAACTAATATCATCTATCTTCCATATTGCACCAATTCTCTACTACCACAGGGGCAGTGAATAGATAAATAATAGATAGCATTTTTTCCAAGAGTATAATTCTTTCTATGCTAATTGCCTAGCATAAAAATGATCGGCTGAGTGCACTAAAAAGGTTTTGAAAGGGTCAATGAAGCTGCCGTTTCGATTGAGAGCCGGAACCATTGCAAGCAATGTAGCTAGGGCAACCTTGAAGATTTTTGGTAGATGATAACAAACTATCAATTAGATTGAAGCATCATTTTGTTGGGACATGATCTGCGGGtcaattttttcctttcttggGTCCCCGCAAATTCCATTTAGTTCCTCAAGAAAATTTCTCCGCATAATGTATggccttttctttcttccatgCATGCTTAGGAAACTAGTCATGGGCAGAAGAATTTGCTCTCTCTTCACATATAAATCAAAAGCCAATCCAATATATGCTAAAAAGGTATTCATAATTTATATAGCTAGCATTTTATTGTCGAGATTCCACAAAACTACGTGCCACCTCCTTAAGGTGCACTTGGGCTAGTTGATGTAGGCCGAAGAAAAATTGTAATGAGGAAAAAGGTTTaccgaaaaaggaaaaaaaaagaaagcaaaaaaaaaaaaaagatcaaatctttactTCTCATGCCTCGATTTATTTTCTTCGGCTCTTAAACAATATTAGGTTAAGATTTGAGAGTAAAGAACCATGAAAATATGTAGCCAAAAATATTCTCTCTCGGAAATCTCTTATTTCTTAATTCAATTAGAAAATGTAGAAAATTTTGAGGATTAGCTCTTGGTTAAACTGCCACTTAGCGTATTAGCCCTGTTGACTGGCTGTTCTGTTCTTGGCCAAGGATTCTATGGCCATTCTATTTTAGTCcttgatatattaatatttataaaatatactATTTTGTTGAGACACGGATGCATTTGTGTGTATTTCAAAGCCTAATTGTGTTTGTGAGATTAAACGCAAATTAGTAATTGTATACGGAATTAATTGTAAAAAGGTGGTCAAACAAAAACCAGGCGAGTACCATCCCTTGGCATCTtcggaaaaacaaaagaaaaaaaaaaaagaaaaaaaaagtggttgTTGGAATTTGTGTAGATAGGTATCGTCAGGCCAGCGAGCTGTTCAAGTAGTTTTGACATGGCCTACTCAAATTAGCGAGGGAGCCGAGCTATGGCTAAACTTTATCTTAGCTGAGCCCAGCTCAGATAAGctcaatatatataaataagtaatattaaatattattacagataatttttttaatatttatttgttAATTAGAGgtataatttatataaaatacaaaacattgcaACATTAAAATTATTGTGTGCGTTAACTTAGAATATATATAACAAAGGCCCGAGGGATCTCAAGCTCTTATCATATCCTTAAACGAATTGTTTCATTAATAGTGTGAATTTGACTTGAAAGTCGATTAGTTAGACTGATCTTGGCTTGGTTGGAAACAAGCTAAGTTGGAGCTAGATTTGTTCATTAGGGTTTGGCAAATTTACATTCCTTCTTGGAAAGGATTGTTACAGTTGCATATCCTACTtgattttttcataaaaatatcttttttaatGAGTTGGAATTTTCTGTAATCTGTGATTAAACTAGAAAAAATCTATGCTCAGTCGTTAGCTACTTGTGTATCATGTGATGGCTTGTAATTGAGCAAAATTATGGGCGTATAAGTTCTGtcttattttgttttcttttaatggCAAATATTTACAGATTCATTTGGTGTGCAAGG
This is a stretch of genomic DNA from Phoenix dactylifera cultivar Barhee BC4 chromosome 9, palm_55x_up_171113_PBpolish2nd_filt_p, whole genome shotgun sequence. It encodes these proteins:
- the LOC103701783 gene encoding classical arabinogalactan protein 10-like, which gives rise to MAISFVRFSIIAVAFGLLAVTSFAQAPGAAPMRPPTAAPVKPPTPSPVRPPTPAPVSPPSASPSPASVVTPPASTPTPSSAPAASPPAPPTAATPSGSPSGSPTAIAAPPSEAPSASGGETPAATSIVSWIAVAGAVAVACAF